The nucleotide sequence tcaaagctacttttcatctttgtaaatattcttttactgagattctgtcgcctggtgaggaacagacgaagaacaattttaagtgaggggggggatcagtgaagattgattgatgatattttacacatttatgttgtaatattttagatgatcatattggacccctagtgaaaaaaaaatcttatttccaaaaatttcatatatcaaaccacacagtagaaattacgttaaaaaatgtatcccatcagccttcaCGGCTGGGGGCTAGAGTGGATACATTTTCTGAGTTAGGGGGCTCGCttgtacttttcgcagtgcattgtgggatacattgagtgcactacatagggtacagcgatgctcactaacaattcggactctatttcaaaatggcgtccacactattgagtgcactatgtaggatatagggggtggtttcagaaacagccaacctgtcttagatgacttcctgtctccctcaccatctccccctcgttggctggtgtctaccaggcaccctcacctagttttgtctaattttggttaccatctgtcggctttttcattgtccttaaatcagtttatcatgaataagtggtccccgtgtggccctccctcctgaaggaactgggcacaacacacacactcagaaagtgtgaggaccctcggatggaataatggacatttttgagaatggtgtttacctcagagtttccagtcggcagtttggaaagtggagaaaaccacagagcagcttcactcctggatccttcagctggttcccactcaggtccagttctctgagatgaggagggattggacctcagcaccgaggccagagagtcacagctgatctctgataagctgcagtcaatcaatctgaaaaatgcaggatgaggttatacggtgcaggtctgcatgttatctgcgtcagtactaaacctacgttagttcttagttgggtcagacctgaattcacgatattacaaggaatgtttttaatgtggtgcatcacagcagtgttgagaacagcctcacttcaccatcttagcagctggtatataggtagaaaaatgaagactgacccgagcgtctccagtttacagtttggactctccagtccagaacagagccgcttcactcctgaatcctgcaacgggttggagctcaggtccagaaccctcagatgggagtggttggacttcagagctgaggccacagaatcacagctggtctctgataaactgcagcgacttaggctaaaataacaattattttgagagaagacaaataaaaatcaacatgtaccagagcaaaacacagcttacaagcaacaaacctctggtcctgcaccggcttatctgccgtatgttcctattttgggttctttcagggcggttggacaagatctacaccgtatgtaaaggtgtgtgggtcaaaataccttccaagtttgtgagaccacatttctcaatagcactcaactcttgtcaggagttgggacaaagcgacccactcctgacagcttgtgggcgatgctgcagcgaccctgcaatccctacactctctggtgaaaccaaatcaaaggttttagacactgctggatgctggaagggtggctatagtctggacgcagagttccccgactgcacatttctccaacaatgattggcagctggtgtcccttgttctccagatgagagaaggaaagagagcccccccacagtgtgtttgattgccccactgcaagctcaatgctgccagaaaacattgcaggagcatcaattcccctcagggcatcaacaaggacctcaggaaaaggtgcagctgccacc is from Takifugu flavidus isolate HTHZ2018 unplaced genomic scaffold, ASM371156v2 ctg855, whole genome shotgun sequence and encodes:
- the LOC130521303 gene encoding ribonuclease inhibitor-like — protein: MAEEVLDELDLQQYNTLSAGTRRLIPAVRNCRKVELSGDVLSTSHWEVVASAMMSNPSHLRELILIRNQNLTDADVKLLSSAMMHPNCRLETLSLSGCWLSEISCGSLASALRSNPSHLRVLDLSGNQLKDPAVKQLCGFLQDPLCELETLSLSRCSLSETSCDSVASALKSNHSHLRVLDLSSNPLQDSGVKRLCSGLESPNCKLETLGLIDCSLSEISCDSLASVLRSNPSSSQRTGPEWEPAEGSRSEAALWFSPLSKLPTGNSEVNTILKNVHYSIRGSSHFLSVCVVPSSFRREGHTGTTYS